One Candidatus Neomarinimicrobiota bacterium DNA window includes the following coding sequences:
- a CDS encoding TlpA family protein disulfide reductase — protein MKKNKIIASSAAILFVIFGIFMIGTTSVSAQTAPDFTLTDLNGQKVSLSDYKGKIIILDFWATWCGPCKMEIPSFIKLQDDYKDDVVVLGVSLDRGGAKVVVPFAEKMNINYPVVYGDGGVVQAYGGVRSIPTTFVIDRDFNIQRKYVGYTDHKVFEKDILAFK, from the coding sequence ATGAAAAAAAATAAAATTATCGCCAGCTCAGCCGCAATCCTCTTTGTGATTTTCGGTATCTTCATGATTGGGACAACGTCTGTTTCAGCTCAGACTGCTCCAGATTTTACACTCACCGATCTTAATGGACAGAAGGTCTCACTCTCTGACTATAAAGGTAAGATTATCATTTTAGACTTTTGGGCTACCTGGTGTGGACCCTGTAAGATGGAAATTCCCAGCTTTATAAAACTACAGGATGACTATAAAGATGATGTCGTTGTCCTGGGTGTATCTCTGGATCGTGGTGGCGCAAAAGTTGTGGTCCCCTTTGCCGAGAAAATGAACATCAATTACCCCGTAGTATATGGTGATGGTGGTGTCGTACAAGCCTATGGTGGTGTACGCAGCATTCCTACTACCTTTGTTATCGACAGGGATTTCAATATTCAGCGTAAGTATGTAGGCTATACAGATCACAAGGTCTTTGAGAAGGATATCCTGGCTTTCAAGTAA